One genomic window of Blastopirellula retiformator includes the following:
- a CDS encoding acyl carrier protein: MSVQERVFEIVASQLGVDQDKITMESSFVNDLGADSLDTVELVMELEEEFDIDIPEDAADKIETVGQAIKFIEEAKNS, encoded by the coding sequence GTGTCGGTACAAGAACGCGTATTTGAGATCGTCGCCAGCCAATTGGGCGTCGACCAAGACAAAATCACGATGGAGAGTTCGTTCGTCAACGATCTCGGCGCCGATTCGCTCGATACGGTCGAGTTGGTGATGGAACTGGAAGAAGAGTTCGACATCGATATTCCGGAAGACGCCGCTGACAAGATCGAAACGGTCGGTCAGGCGATCAAGTTTATCGAAGAAGCTAAGAATTCTTAA
- a CDS encoding sigma-70 family RNA polymerase sigma factor has translation MNQPIKKTPSTNALTPAQSRELLARNWVKAQPSVLAFVIASAPQFTDAEDLLQEVAAEVAIRFDDYDPSRPFLPWALWVAKIKIADFYRGKKREKLVFVGEAMDALVEACARVQDLMTEEQQALRECLAQTSGRSRELLTLRYAQDMKPRQIATALGMSAAAVRVTLSRIRTALSDCVNQRLGRANG, from the coding sequence ATGAACCAGCCAATTAAGAAAACGCCATCTACCAACGCACTGACTCCGGCACAATCTCGCGAGCTCTTGGCGCGGAACTGGGTGAAAGCGCAACCGTCGGTCTTGGCGTTCGTGATCGCCTCGGCGCCGCAGTTCACCGACGCCGAGGACTTGCTGCAAGAGGTGGCCGCCGAGGTGGCGATTCGCTTTGACGACTATGACCCCAGCCGCCCGTTTCTTCCTTGGGCTCTGTGGGTCGCCAAGATCAAGATCGCCGATTTCTACCGCGGCAAGAAACGAGAAAAGTTAGTCTTCGTCGGCGAAGCGATGGATGCCCTCGTCGAGGCGTGCGCCCGTGTCCAAGATCTGATGACCGAGGAACAGCAAGCGCTGCGCGAATGCCTGGCGCAGACGTCGGGCCGATCGCGCGAACTGCTGACGTTGCGTTACGCCCAGGATATGAAGCCGCGCCAGATCGCCACAGCGTTAGGCATGTCGGCGGCTGCCGTTCGCGTCACCCTGTCGCGAATTCGAACCGCACTTTCCGATTGCGTGAATCAGCGTTTGGGAAGGGCCAACGGCTAA
- a CDS encoding UxaA family hydrolase — translation MPASHSSAPPSVIHLHPADNVAVAAKTLARGEKFALSGGSLTAIGEVRFGHKVALAAIPAGEPVYKYGQVIGYASRPISPGEHVHSHNLHLGELHLEYAKASQTPPPPTPITGRTFDGYRRADGRAGTRNYIAVISTVNCSASVAKYVAHAFDQSRLADFPNIDGIVPFTHHSGCGMQFGGDMHQTLNRVMAGIARHPNIGGYLLIGLGCETGAMGYLVQQEQLLQLDGGASQPAGAPLILSMQDQGGTAKTIEAGVARLVEMLPRVNDVRRQPIPASEIVLATECGGSDAYSGITANPAVGAAADRVVATGGISILSETSEIYGAEHLLTRRATSVSVADKLIERIEWWKGYVGMFGAELDNNPSPGNKEGGLTTIAEKSLGAVAKAGCTALVDVLQYAEPPSKRGMMVMDTPGYDPASVTGMVSGGANVVVFTTGRGSCFGCKPAPSIKIATNTPMYQRMVDDMDINAGEILSGVSVDAMGEKIFDEILAVASGKPTKSEKLGIGEEEFVPWLVGPTL, via the coding sequence ATGCCCGCGTCCCACTCCTCTGCCCCGCCGAGCGTTATCCACCTTCACCCGGCTGACAACGTCGCCGTAGCCGCCAAAACGCTGGCCCGCGGTGAGAAATTCGCCCTCTCAGGCGGTTCTCTGACGGCCATCGGAGAGGTCCGATTTGGCCACAAAGTCGCCCTGGCGGCGATCCCGGCCGGTGAGCCAGTCTACAAGTATGGCCAGGTCATCGGCTACGCCTCGCGGCCGATTTCCCCAGGCGAACACGTCCACAGCCACAATCTGCACCTGGGCGAGTTGCACCTCGAGTACGCCAAAGCGAGCCAGACGCCCCCGCCGCCAACGCCGATCACCGGGCGAACCTTCGACGGCTACCGACGGGCCGACGGCCGGGCCGGTACGCGCAACTACATTGCGGTCATTTCGACCGTCAACTGCTCGGCCAGCGTCGCCAAGTATGTCGCCCATGCGTTTGACCAAAGCCGCTTGGCCGATTTTCCCAATATCGACGGCATTGTCCCCTTCACCCATCATAGCGGCTGCGGCATGCAATTTGGCGGCGACATGCACCAGACGCTCAATCGGGTCATGGCCGGCATCGCACGGCACCCCAACATCGGCGGCTATCTGCTGATCGGGCTTGGCTGCGAGACCGGGGCGATGGGTTACCTGGTGCAGCAAGAGCAACTGCTTCAGCTTGACGGCGGCGCCTCGCAACCGGCAGGCGCTCCGCTGATCCTCTCGATGCAAGATCAAGGAGGCACCGCCAAAACGATCGAAGCTGGCGTCGCGAGACTGGTCGAAATGCTGCCGCGGGTCAACGACGTTCGCCGACAACCGATCCCGGCCAGCGAAATCGTCCTAGCGACCGAATGTGGCGGCAGCGACGCTTACTCGGGCATCACCGCCAATCCAGCCGTTGGCGCGGCGGCCGATCGCGTGGTCGCGACCGGCGGTATTTCGATCCTGTCGGAAACGTCGGAGATCTACGGCGCCGAGCACCTGTTAACCCGCCGTGCGACAAGCGTCAGCGTCGCCGACAAGTTGATCGAGCGGATCGAATGGTGGAAGGGCTACGTTGGGATGTTTGGCGCCGAACTCGACAACAATCCTTCGCCCGGCAACAAAGAAGGCGGCCTCACCACGATCGCCGAGAAGTCGCTTGGCGCCGTCGCAAAAGCCGGGTGCACAGCCCTAGTGGACGTTTTGCAATACGCCGAACCGCCGAGCAAGCGCGGCATGATGGTGATGGACACCCCAGGCTACGATCCGGCCAGCGTCACCGGCATGGTCTCCGGCGGGGCGAATGTCGTCGTCTTTACGACCGGCCGCGGCAGTTGCTTTGGCTGTAAGCCGGCACCGTCGATCAAGATCGCCACCAACACGCCGATGTACCAGCGGATGGTCGATGACATGGACATTAACGCCGGCGAGATTCTGAGCGGGGTTTCGGTCGACGCCATGGGCGAGAAGATCTTCGACGAGATCCTGGCGGTCGCCAGCGGCAAGCCGACCAAGAGCGAGAAGCTGGGAATCGGGGAAGAAGAGTTCGTCCCCTGGCTGGTCGGGCCAACGCTGTAA
- the rpmF gene encoding 50S ribosomal protein L32 has product MAVPKRKQSNSRTGMRRSHDALKARELQSCSNCGIAVPTHVVCPNCGTYMKRAIIKDEQAAAE; this is encoded by the coding sequence ATGGCAGTACCGAAGCGTAAACAATCGAACTCTCGTACCGGAATGCGTCGCTCGCACGACGCCCTGAAGGCTCGCGAACTGCAGTCCTGCTCGAACTGCGGAATCGCCGTACCGACGCATGTCGTTTGCCCGAACTGCGGCACGTACATGAAGCGGGCCATCATCAAAGACGAACAAGCCGCCGCCGAGTAA
- the fabG gene encoding 3-oxoacyl-[acyl-carrier-protein] reductase — MSDTAHAVLPVDLTGLTAIVTGASQGIGRSIAIALGSRGAKVAVIARNAEKLADTVKTITEAGGEAEAYSCDVTQRESVELVIDSVVEKWGKLDILVNNAGVTRDNLLPVMTDDEWDNVIETNLRGMFLFTRAASKQMMRARFGRIINISSVSGLIGNPGQTNYSASKAGMIGFTRSLARELGKRKVTVNAVCPGFIESDMTKALGSAVMDEVKKRIPAQRMGKPEEIADGVLFLASPQAAYITGQILTIDGGMIG; from the coding sequence ATGAGCGACACAGCCCACGCCGTATTGCCGGTCGACCTGACCGGCCTAACCGCCATCGTCACCGGCGCCTCGCAGGGGATCGGTCGATCGATCGCCATCGCGTTGGGTTCGCGTGGCGCCAAGGTCGCCGTTATCGCTCGCAACGCCGAGAAGCTGGCCGACACCGTCAAGACGATCACCGAAGCCGGCGGCGAAGCCGAGGCCTACAGCTGCGACGTGACCCAGCGCGAGAGCGTCGAGTTGGTCATCGACTCGGTCGTCGAGAAATGGGGCAAGCTCGATATCCTGGTCAACAACGCCGGCGTGACTCGCGACAACCTATTGCCGGTGATGACCGACGACGAATGGGACAACGTCATTGAGACGAACCTTCGCGGCATGTTCCTCTTCACCCGCGCTGCGTCGAAGCAGATGATGCGTGCTCGCTTTGGTCGAATCATCAACATCAGCTCGGTTTCGGGGTTGATCGGCAATCCGGGCCAGACCAACTACTCGGCCTCGAAGGCGGGCATGATTGGCTTCACCCGCAGCCTGGCCCGCGAGCTTGGCAAACGTAAGGTGACCGTGAACGCGGTTTGCCCTGGTTTTATCGAAAGCGATATGACCAAAGCCCTGGGCTCGGCGGTGATGGACGAGGTCAAAAAGCGGATCCCGGCACAGCGAATGGGAAAACCGGAAGAGATCGCCGATGGCGTACTTTTTCTGGCAAGCCCGCAAGCTGCCTACATTACTGGGCAAATTCTGACAATTGACGGCGGAATGATCGGTTAA
- a CDS encoding 3-keto-disaccharide hydrolase, whose amino-acid sequence MRALALGLTLLMTGALFAEEGKWRQLFNGKDLEGWTPKIRYHEAGENYGNTFRVEDGVMKVGYDAEKYPEFNETFGHIFFNEPFSNYRLRVEYRFVGDQCKGGPGWAFRNSGIMIHGESPETMAKDQDFPASIEVQLLGGSGKGKRSTANLCTPGTNVVMKDELFMPHCTNSSSDTFHGDEWVTCEVEVHGNGKIKHFVNGKLVLEYEKPQIDARDAHAKSLAKDGDLMLSGGTISLQSESHPCEFRKVEIMELDE is encoded by the coding sequence ATGAGAGCTCTCGCCCTTGGATTGACGTTGTTGATGACCGGCGCCCTGTTTGCCGAAGAAGGCAAGTGGCGACAATTGTTCAATGGCAAAGACCTGGAAGGCTGGACGCCGAAGATTCGCTATCACGAAGCCGGCGAAAACTACGGCAACACGTTCCGCGTTGAAGATGGCGTGATGAAGGTCGGTTACGACGCCGAGAAGTATCCAGAGTTCAACGAAACGTTCGGGCACATCTTCTTTAACGAGCCGTTCTCGAACTATCGCCTGCGGGTTGAGTACCGTTTTGTCGGCGATCAGTGCAAAGGAGGTCCTGGCTGGGCGTTTCGCAATAGCGGCATCATGATCCATGGCGAATCGCCGGAAACGATGGCGAAAGACCAAGACTTCCCCGCTTCGATTGAAGTTCAACTTTTGGGCGGTAGCGGCAAAGGCAAGCGTTCGACCGCCAACCTCTGCACGCCGGGCACCAACGTCGTGATGAAGGACGAACTGTTCATGCCGCACTGCACCAACAGCAGCAGCGACACTTTCCATGGAGACGAATGGGTCACCTGCGAAGTCGAAGTGCATGGCAACGGCAAGATCAAACACTTCGTCAACGGCAAGCTGGTCCTGGAATACGAAAAGCCGCAGATCGACGCCCGCGACGCGCACGCCAAAAGCCTGGCTAAAGATGGCGATCTGATGCTGAGCGGCGGCACGATCTCGCTGCAGTCCGAAAGCCACCCGTGCGAGTTCCGCAAGGTGGAGATCATGGAGTTGGACGAGTAG
- the fabF gene encoding beta-ketoacyl-ACP synthase II, with protein sequence MKRRVVVTGLGIVTSLSHRLDEFWTKLTAGESGIHDLKLLDTSRFKVRFGGDVYDWNPVDYFDSKEMNRVDRFTQFAMVGAVDAISDSKIDFSNYDSFRCGVILGSGIGGLQTIEDQVERLLMKGPDRVSPMTIPKLMLNAAGGNISIRYGLRGPNFTVATACASATNAIGDAMKAIQYDEADVMVTGGTEAAITPMGMSAFANMRALSTRNADPTKASRPFDLGRDGFVMSEGAGIVVLEELESAKARGATIYAELVGYGCSGDAGHITSPDEEGRGAARAMQNALNDGRLDPTKIDYINAHGTSTPPGDIAETTAIKKVYGDHAYKLAVSSTKSALGHSLGASGGIEMVISIMALKTSTIPPTINLEDPDPKCDLDYTPNVAKQRDLTYVMSNSFGFGGHNASVIIGKYDG encoded by the coding sequence ATGAAACGACGAGTCGTCGTTACCGGTCTGGGAATCGTCACCTCCCTCAGCCATCGTCTAGATGAATTCTGGACGAAGCTGACGGCGGGGGAGAGCGGCATTCACGACCTGAAGCTGCTGGATACCTCCCGCTTCAAAGTAAGGTTTGGCGGGGACGTCTACGACTGGAACCCGGTCGATTACTTTGATTCGAAAGAGATGAATCGCGTTGACCGCTTCACGCAATTTGCGATGGTCGGTGCGGTTGATGCGATCAGCGATTCGAAGATCGACTTCTCGAACTACGACTCTTTCCGTTGTGGTGTGATTCTCGGATCTGGAATCGGCGGTTTGCAGACGATCGAAGATCAAGTCGAGCGTTTGCTGATGAAGGGCCCCGACCGGGTCTCGCCAATGACGATTCCGAAGCTGATGCTCAACGCAGCTGGCGGAAACATCTCGATCCGCTACGGCCTTCGCGGTCCCAATTTCACGGTTGCGACCGCCTGTGCCAGCGCCACCAACGCCATCGGCGATGCGATGAAGGCCATCCAATACGATGAAGCCGACGTCATGGTCACCGGCGGTACTGAAGCCGCGATCACGCCGATGGGCATGAGCGCCTTCGCCAATATGCGAGCCCTCTCAACTCGCAACGCTGATCCGACCAAAGCCAGCCGTCCGTTTGACCTTGGTCGCGACGGGTTCGTGATGAGCGAAGGCGCAGGCATCGTCGTGTTGGAAGAATTGGAATCGGCCAAAGCTCGCGGCGCCACCATCTATGCCGAACTGGTTGGCTATGGATGTAGCGGCGACGCCGGGCACATCACGTCGCCGGACGAAGAAGGACGTGGAGCCGCTCGCGCGATGCAAAATGCACTGAACGACGGTCGCCTCGATCCGACCAAGATTGATTACATTAACGCCCACGGCACCAGCACGCCGCCGGGTGACATCGCCGAAACGACGGCGATCAAAAAGGTGTACGGCGATCACGCCTACAAGCTGGCCGTCTCCAGCACCAAGAGCGCCTTGGGGCACTCCCTGGGCGCCTCGGGCGGTATTGAAATGGTGATCTCGATCATGGCGCTCAAGACCAGCACCATCCCGCCGACAATCAACCTCGAAGATCCTGATCCGAAGTGCGACCTCGACTACACGCCGAACGTCGCCAAGCAGCGCGATCTTACCTACGTGATGAGCAACAGCTTTGGCTTTGGCGGCCATAACGCTTCGGTCATCATCGGTAAGTATGACGGCTAA
- a CDS encoding endonuclease/exonuclease/phosphatase family protein: MNCSPLAITIALLFASFASAETPQSLRVLSYNIHHCEGSDGKVDLPRIAKVIKSAAPDVVLLQEVDRHVARSGNIDQAVEIGRLTGMHVAFGGNLKIREGDYGNAILSRYPLRDVENRQLPNSNGGEPRGVLSVVVTVPNAEGEQDCRILATHFDHRPAPVDRLASVDDIEQWLSTENRLVVLGGDFNATQVSSVLEQIRKSWRLAVDGQKPTFPATTPSRQIDFISYRSPAPIQVSEVRVLDEAVASDHRPILATLILAGDQ, translated from the coding sequence GTGAACTGTAGCCCGTTGGCGATCACGATTGCGCTGTTGTTCGCCTCGTTCGCCTCTGCCGAGACGCCGCAATCGCTCCGAGTACTTTCCTACAACATCCACCACTGCGAAGGCAGCGACGGGAAGGTCGACTTGCCGCGGATCGCCAAGGTGATCAAATCGGCGGCGCCTGACGTGGTGTTACTGCAGGAGGTGGATCGCCACGTCGCGCGATCTGGAAATATCGATCAGGCGGTCGAAATCGGCAGGCTGACTGGGATGCATGTCGCGTTCGGCGGCAACCTGAAGATTCGTGAGGGAGACTACGGCAACGCGATTTTGTCACGTTATCCGCTCCGCGACGTCGAGAACCGCCAGCTTCCCAACAGTAACGGTGGAGAGCCGCGCGGCGTGCTAAGCGTTGTCGTGACGGTGCCCAATGCCGAAGGGGAGCAAGATTGCCGCATTTTGGCGACGCATTTCGACCATCGACCCGCGCCTGTCGATCGTTTGGCCTCCGTCGACGATATCGAACAATGGCTCTCGACGGAGAATCGACTGGTCGTCTTGGGGGGCGATTTTAACGCGACGCAGGTAAGCTCCGTCTTGGAGCAAATAAGGAAGTCGTGGCGTCTGGCCGTCGATGGTCAGAAACCGACGTTTCCCGCGACCACGCCTAGTCGGCAGATTGACTTCATCAGTTACCGCTCGCCGGCGCCGATCCAGGTCAGCGAAGTTCGCGTCTTGGACGAAGCGGTCGCATCGGATCATCGCCCGATCCTCGCGACGTTAATTCTGGCGGGCGACCAGTAG
- a CDS encoding DUF1559 domain-containing protein — MRREIEVAVRRGFTLVELLVVIAIIGVLIALLLPAVQQAREAVRRISCNNQSKQLGLALHNYHDTFNSIPPGNYGMSGSGRYDGANWRVLVLPFIEQSALFDQLDFTGRFEGDNLAGNEILRELIVPGLICPSSALDPFSNPHGRNDEKAMNISYAGISGGAPSTTQPLVGYMDCGYGWFANNGMLLTNEATKLRDATDGTSNTMIVGEQSGLTDGQELTANYRGGWHGASSKDKASTPTCSKTWFAGTTTVRYNPNYDIITPGNSYQYRHNTVLNSFHPGGVNILLTDGSTRFISDTISLETLKNLAVRNDGQVLGEF, encoded by the coding sequence ATGCGTCGAGAAATAGAAGTTGCCGTTCGCCGTGGCTTTACCCTTGTTGAGTTGTTGGTGGTCATCGCGATCATCGGCGTGTTGATCGCCCTTTTGCTGCCGGCGGTACAGCAAGCCCGCGAGGCGGTCCGTCGAATCAGCTGCAACAACCAGAGCAAGCAACTGGGCTTGGCGCTGCACAACTACCACGACACGTTCAACTCGATACCTCCGGGCAACTACGGCATGAGCGGCTCGGGCAGGTACGACGGCGCCAACTGGCGGGTGCTCGTTCTGCCGTTTATCGAGCAGTCGGCGCTGTTCGATCAGCTCGACTTCACCGGACGCTTTGAAGGGGACAATCTCGCAGGAAATGAGATTCTCCGGGAATTGATCGTGCCGGGACTGATTTGTCCTTCGAGCGCTCTAGACCCGTTCTCCAATCCGCATGGCCGCAACGATGAAAAGGCGATGAATATCAGCTACGCCGGAATCTCTGGCGGCGCTCCCTCGACGACGCAACCGTTGGTCGGCTATATGGATTGCGGTTACGGTTGGTTCGCCAACAACGGCATGCTGCTAACCAACGAGGCGACGAAACTGCGCGACGCGACCGACGGAACTTCCAATACGATGATCGTGGGAGAGCAATCCGGACTGACTGACGGTCAAGAGCTGACCGCAAATTACCGCGGCGGTTGGCATGGCGCCAGCAGCAAGGATAAGGCCAGTACGCCGACTTGTAGCAAGACCTGGTTCGCCGGGACGACCACGGTGCGATACAACCCGAACTACGACATCATCACCCCCGGCAACAGCTATCAATATCGTCACAACACGGTTCTGAACTCCTTTCACCCCGGCGGCGTCAACATTTTGCTGACCGACGGCAGTACCCGATTCATTTCCGATACGATCAGCTTAGAAACGCTTAAGAACCTAGCGGTTCGAAACGACGGTCAGGTGCTGGGTGAGTTTTAG
- the fabD gene encoding ACP S-malonyltransferase encodes MSKIAFLFPGQGAQYVGMGKQLAASSPKAAELFERAADILGYDLAELCFNGPAARLDSTVYSQPALFVTSIAALESMREENPDALLSCEGTAGLSLGEYTAMVFAGVMQFEDALKVVQIRGAAMQAAADAVPSGMVSVLGLDRDQVAAICAEARENDILEIANLLCPGNIVVSGSNDACERVPAVAEKAGAMKVMPLAVAGAFHTQIMQPAVEKLTAALADVPMSAPRILVVSNVDAVPHSDPEEIRQLLIQQVCSPVRWEDSMRFLLEAGFDEFYEIGAGRVLRGLMKRIDRKAQFNNISA; translated from the coding sequence GTGAGCAAGATCGCGTTCTTGTTCCCTGGTCAGGGAGCTCAATACGTCGGCATGGGCAAGCAGCTCGCCGCTTCGAGTCCGAAGGCGGCTGAGTTGTTCGAGCGCGCCGCTGACATTCTTGGCTACGATCTCGCTGAGCTTTGTTTTAATGGTCCGGCCGCTCGGCTCGATTCAACCGTTTACAGCCAGCCGGCTTTGTTCGTAACTAGCATCGCCGCGCTCGAATCGATGCGCGAAGAAAACCCCGATGCACTTCTATCGTGCGAAGGAACCGCCGGGCTAAGCCTGGGCGAGTACACCGCGATGGTCTTCGCCGGGGTGATGCAGTTTGAAGACGCCTTGAAGGTCGTGCAGATCCGGGGCGCTGCGATGCAAGCTGCCGCCGACGCCGTCCCCAGCGGGATGGTCAGCGTGCTGGGACTCGATCGAGATCAAGTCGCCGCCATCTGTGCGGAGGCGCGCGAAAACGATATCCTCGAAATCGCAAATCTGCTTTGTCCCGGCAATATCGTCGTTTCCGGGTCCAATGACGCCTGCGAACGCGTCCCGGCCGTTGCTGAAAAAGCAGGGGCGATGAAGGTGATGCCGCTGGCGGTAGCCGGCGCGTTTCATACGCAAATCATGCAGCCTGCGGTCGAAAAACTGACCGCGGCCCTGGCTGATGTGCCGATGTCGGCGCCGCGGATTCTGGTGGTGTCGAACGTCGACGCCGTGCCGCACAGCGATCCAGAAGAAATTCGCCAGCTGTTGATTCAGCAGGTTTGCTCCCCGGTTCGCTGGGAAGATTCGATGCGTTTTCTGCTAGAAGCGGGATTCGACGAGTTTTATGAGATCGGCGCTGGTCGCGTGCTTCGCGGCTTAATGAAGCGAATCGATCGCAAAGCGCAATTCAACAACATTTCGGCCTAA
- a CDS encoding tetratricopeptide repeat protein, which yields MSPSHANSPPLYRVHGFWIVMIVLLGAIFYANSFRGEFVFDDEMMLTHSQRLAASSWNSWVRPGPRVVGAATFGLNYRLGGINTFGYHLVNLVIHLSAALVLYWLVWRTFESARLSQRYAAVAIPLAGIITLVWTLHPLQTQSVTYIVQRYESLMGLFFLSMIACLIRGADSGKWSWYVASLGFCLLGMGTKEVMAAAPIMALWYDRVFLADSWRQLWRKRWGYYAFFLVALGALAFFLAWQWSVISRRGTLFNEQLSPLAYAMNQGPVILYYIRLAFWPQGQNLDYGWQPWDNHAALYAADLAIVILLCLTIWAVWKAPALGFLGGWFFIILAPSSSFAPIMDLAFEHRMYLPLLTLAAMAVVGGYELIVRYAPATQQFKIAATAAGAIALALGITTTLRNDVYDTPLTLWSDVMHKAPHHWRSYTNIGNYYARRNEYAKAMPFFTKAYELNPTDHRTLTNYASILETKRQDYRQAEICYQQAIDDNPRFGAARFNYGSMLIDQKRYAEAKEQLIEAYQISHDFPRMRLMLAAIEIEIGDKEQAKKYLREELAANPLEPIAHNLLGVCLAGQDDKQAAIHFLTAIQLAPQNIEAHNNVADLFVRVGRYDLARQHLQAALAVDPQNATIKRNLAAVRQALATPN from the coding sequence ATGTCTCCCAGTCACGCCAATTCGCCCCCGCTCTATCGCGTGCATGGATTCTGGATCGTGATGATCGTCCTCTTAGGAGCGATCTTCTACGCCAACAGCTTTCGGGGCGAGTTCGTCTTCGATGACGAGATGATGCTGACTCACTCGCAGCGTCTGGCCGCCTCCTCTTGGAACAGCTGGGTTCGTCCCGGCCCCCGCGTCGTCGGCGCTGCGACCTTCGGCCTGAACTACCGGCTAGGTGGAATCAACACCTTCGGCTATCACCTGGTCAATCTGGTCATTCATCTAAGTGCGGCGCTGGTGCTCTACTGGCTCGTCTGGCGCACCTTTGAGTCTGCTAGACTCTCCCAGCGGTACGCAGCCGTAGCGATCCCGCTGGCCGGGATCATCACGCTCGTCTGGACGCTGCACCCACTGCAGACGCAGAGCGTCACCTACATCGTGCAGCGATACGAATCGTTGATGGGACTGTTCTTCCTGTCGATGATCGCCTGCCTGATTCGCGGGGCCGATAGCGGTAAATGGAGTTGGTACGTCGCATCGCTCGGCTTTTGCCTGCTGGGGATGGGGACCAAAGAAGTGATGGCCGCGGCGCCGATCATGGCGTTGTGGTATGACCGCGTTTTCCTCGCCGACAGTTGGCGGCAGTTGTGGCGCAAGCGCTGGGGCTACTACGCGTTTTTTCTCGTCGCACTCGGGGCGCTCGCCTTTTTCCTCGCCTGGCAGTGGAGCGTCATCTCGCGGCGCGGGACGCTCTTTAACGAGCAATTATCGCCACTTGCCTATGCGATGAATCAAGGCCCCGTCATTCTTTATTACATTCGCTTGGCGTTCTGGCCGCAGGGGCAGAACCTGGACTACGGCTGGCAACCCTGGGACAATCACGCCGCGCTCTATGCCGCCGATCTGGCGATCGTGATCCTGCTATGTCTGACGATCTGGGCGGTTTGGAAAGCGCCGGCTCTCGGCTTTCTCGGCGGCTGGTTCTTTATCATTCTGGCGCCCTCGTCCAGCTTTGCGCCGATCATGGACTTGGCGTTTGAGCATCGGATGTATCTTCCGCTGCTGACGCTGGCGGCGATGGCGGTTGTTGGCGGATATGAGTTGATCGTCCGCTACGCTCCAGCGACGCAGCAATTCAAGATTGCAGCGACGGCCGCAGGGGCGATCGCACTTGCGCTCGGGATCACTACGACGCTTCGCAACGACGTCTACGATACTCCGCTTACACTCTGGTCCGACGTGATGCACAAAGCGCCGCATCATTGGCGCAGCTACACCAACATCGGCAACTACTACGCCAGACGCAACGAATACGCCAAGGCGATGCCATTCTTTACTAAGGCGTACGAGCTAAATCCTACTGACCATCGCACGCTGACCAACTACGCGTCCATCCTGGAAACCAAGCGGCAAGATTACCGCCAGGCCGAAATTTGCTACCAGCAAGCGATCGACGACAATCCAAGATTTGGCGCCGCTCGCTTTAACTACGGGTCGATGCTGATCGACCAAAAGCGGTATGCGGAGGCGAAAGAACAGCTAATAGAAGCCTATCAGATTAGTCATGACTTTCCACGTATGCGGCTCATGCTGGCCGCGATTGAAATCGAAATTGGCGACAAGGAACAGGCGAAGAAATATCTGCGTGAAGAGTTGGCGGCCAATCCGCTCGAGCCGATCGCCCACAATCTGCTCGGCGTTTGTCTGGCCGGGCAAGACGACAAGCAGGCGGCAATTCATTTTTTAACGGCGATTCAACTAGCCCCTCAAAACATCGAGGCCCACAACAACGTCGCCGACCTCTTCGTCCGCGTTGGGCGCTACGACCTGGCTCGCCAGCATCTACAGGCGGCGCTCGCCGTGGATCCACAAAACGCCACCATCAAGCGAAACCTGGCCGCCGTCCGGCAAGCGCTGGCGACGCCCAACTGA